Genomic DNA from Brassica rapa cultivar Chiifu-401-42 chromosome A04, CAAS_Brap_v3.01, whole genome shotgun sequence:
GGTAAAacaacactaaaccctaaatactaaacactaaactctaaatctttggataaaccataaaccctaatgtttagtgtttttgatttaggtTTTAGGATGTATCCAAGGATTTATGCTTTACCCAAGGATTTAGAATTTATCTAAGGATTTAAGATCTATGGTTTGGTGTTTTGCCGactatgttaaaaatatttaaaaagtttttttttttttgcagtttgtactatgttttatgtatttatgtatttttgcttttttattttatttaaaaacataatataatttgaaaatattttgtactttatattgaatataaaatatcaaattcctattggttggtggaataattatattttaaaaagattgtCATGTCATCTAACCAGTGTTGCGAAATGCAACCCATTGGACTTCAAGTAACAATGTATATGGGGAATTGGGGATGGGCTATTAGGCCCGTTGGGCCTTTCCAGGTACGAAGTAGTCAAACGAAGGGAGAATCTTTTTCAGATTATTCCCATCGTCTCTTTCTTCACCCTCTCGCCATTGTTTGTAGATCCGCTTTTTCCAGACCCTAAATCGATCACCGATACGTAAGAGATCAAACAAAGGGTTAGTCATGGCAAACCAGAAAGGCGCTCTCGAGGGATTCTACAGACTCATCATGCGCCGTAACTCCGTCTACGTCTCCTTCATCATCGCCGGCGCTTTCTTCGGCGAAAGGGTTAGACATCtcaacttttcttttcttttcttttctttagtttattttattatttatgtgcCGGATCTGCTTTGTTGTCTGTGAATAAACTTGGTTGGATAGAAATAAGCGATCTACAAAGTTTGCAACTTTATCATGTGCAGGCTGTGGATTACGGTGTTCATAAGCTCTGGGAAAGCAAGAATATTGGGgtatgttatgtttttttattctgtCTTTGTCTTGTGCTTTGGTGTAGTTTCGTGATGCTCCAATCTTGTTTTGATTAATCGGTTGAGCAAGTATGTGAATCTTACTTGGTTCCTTTGTTAATTAACTTTCGATTATCTGCTTCATCTTAAGCTTGACTGTGATGATGATAATACAGTAATTAGCCCATCTTGATATGGAATGATCAAGTTTCTGCTTACACCTCTTTTGTTTCATTCTACCATCATATTCATCGTCTCCGGTCTCtgtttctttttagttttactgGTTACTAGGTGAATGCTTATTTTAGAGTAATAAATCTCTGGttcaccttcttttttttttttttgtaaaacaaggTTATATATCTGCTGCTAGGTAGTTAAATCACATAACTTCGTAATCATGTTTCTGTATAATGTCTATGTACATAATCTTATTTTATTGTTTGTCATGGTGCAGAAACGGTATGAAGACATATCTGTGTTGGGTCAAAGGCCAGTTGAAGAATGAGAGTTCTCCTTTTTAAATCTCTGCTTACTAAAAGAAAGAAATGGAATTTTCCATTGTTGTTTTTTCACTCAGAAGTCTCCATCTTTTGTTCAATAAATCATTGCTATGATTTTCCATATTTTCACCTAAACCGCTATTTGGTTCTGATTAGCTGATTTTTTGCATTGTTGAATATGATAACATTCATCATACTTCGTTTCATTTCCTCAATTGGATTCTAAAAAAGAATGAAGATTATGCTTATATGAGAATAATAACCAGAAGGGTCACGTGCAGAGAGAACTTAAAGGCTTTCCACTAAGCTTTGGGGAAAATGTTAAAGATTAGATTTTGaccatctttttgttttttttgttcaacagattttgaccatctctgcaacatAAATCACTTAATTTGTGCTCCAATACTTTCTAAAACAAATGCATAGGCAGCACACTCCTGAACAGCATCATCTCCcgaacattattttattttctactcGGTACACACTTTATAATATGGTTTATGACAATAAAGTAAGTTGGAAATTCAATTGATATAGTTTATACTAGGATTAGACCCACGCCCTGCGCGGGGCGGGGTgagataaatataaaaatgatatataaaaatgaattattaaaattatgaaactgTATTTTGCATTTGTATAATATAAAGTGTATTATATAgaacttaaaagtatatattttataaaagggAAATATAGTGGACTTTATGTAATACACATTAACTCTTAAAATTGTTTGTTTAAATTCGTTTTATCTTTGgtgtataaaataaatatattttgttgggttttatttcataattttctaaaataaaaaagaaaattaatttttctttttaaaaaaaattcaagttgCATGAAAGAGGGTAAGAGCCACAAAAATAACATGTTTCCTAGGTtgatcttttaattttaaaattttccacaATTTTTATTACGATTGAATAGAAACCCATATagaatacttaattatattttgagccttttaaaaagattttatttGGGTTTTTGTGACAAAATTATAAGCCCAAATGTTTCTGACCCATAAGTTGttattttgtaatttagctTGGTCTCCATTAGGATGCTTGGAAGATGTGTTGCGAGGTAGAGGTCATATTGATATGGGCATACTGGTGAATGCGATTGTGGAGGCTAGTAGGAGTCATAGGAGGAGGCGTCATAGAGTTTCAATTAAAGAGAATTGGTCACAAGAAGAAGACATATCGTTATGGAagaatgaaaaaggaaaatacaAGAAAAGGTTCTTGACAAGTGAGACGTGGAGTTGTATCAGAGAGAAGCACCTATTATGTTCTTGGTCTTCGGTTGTGTGGTTCAAACATGCTACCCCGAAGTACTCCTTTGTGACTTGGATGGCGATGCGGGGTAGACTATCGACGGGAGATTGGAACATTAATGTTGATGCATCATGTGTTCTGTGCCAAGAACCATTGGAGACTGCAGATCATTTGTTTTTCAAGTGCCCTTTACTCAGCGCATATATGGGAAGCCTTAATGAAAGGGGTGATGGAGAGTCAATTCACTATGGAGTGGGAAACGATAACTAGTCTTCTCAAACTGGAGTAAGGTTAAAATCTTTGTATCAAGATACATACTGCAGTCGACAGTTCATGCTATTTGGATGGAAAGGAACCGAAGGAAACACAATGAACTCCCGTCTCCAAGTGTGGTCTTGACTAAGAGACCGGACAAGAACATGAGAAACAGATTCACCACTTTGCAAAGAAGAGGAGATAAGGAGTTGGCTGAAGGAATGACATTTTGGTTTGGCTCTAGATAGACTTGAAATTCTTTGAGTTCATAGATTAAAAAAGGAGGAGAGGTTTATAATCTTTAGCTTTGGTCACACATGATGTAAAAcagtctttttttctttgaattaaatttaacattcaattcaaaaaaaaaggtgaaacctctataaattaataatgtttggactacaccaaaactataattttttattaatttaaagagatattattttatcgatatactaattgaaccaaaagcTCAATTtagaactataaaattatattattttatagagatttttagtgtatattaatttatagagcattagtttaaagaggttatactgtaTATAAGAATGCATCATCATAGCAAAATCAAAAGCAAAAGGAATAAAATTGAGAAAGCTGTTTTAAAAAgtctagaatcaccatattttgTTCACTCTCTATATTGTAAGTATAGCAGAGTCCAATACATAATAAAAATCATTCAAACTTGAACACAAGGTGGCATGTATTAGAAGCCTTCAGCACACCATCCAATTTTTTGCGCGTCCTACATCTCTGTTTCAACTTGTCAAGCTGGCCCGGTTCAATGGGACCTGTAGAGAAAGTCGCATTCTTCAACCCTCTTGCATTCTTTAGAAGATATGTAgccacttcttcttccttttctccTTTCCAATCGTATCTTCTCCACACAAATGTCTCTAGATGTGACAACAAACATTCAGGGACAGACTTTGGCTTATTCCATTCCCAGCCGAGAACATGATAGTCAGGATTAATCCAATATTTCTGTAACCAACGTGAAAAAGAGTAGTAGTCAATGTATATATCATCAGTATTAGACCATCAAAAATAGCTAGCTgaataataaaacaataaaatttctTACACCAACGAGCTTCAGAACTTGTAGTTTCGGTGAATGTTCGAGCATCCACGTAAGTAGATCATACCAGCCTGGTTCATGCGTATATATCTGTAGATACACCAGTTGATAGAAGATACATCCAGTAGGAGGATATATAGTCTATCCATGAGACGAAATTAATAACTTATACATATAATgagataaccaaaaaaaaagaatggaacATAAAAAAGTTACCATCGAAGTTGATACATTCAAGACAAGACGTCTGACTGAAACGAGAGATTCACTGATTACATTAGAAACGCTACCAATATATGCCGCCACCAGGCCCGGTGCATTCAGAGAAAACTGTGGACATCCTAAGTATCCAATCTCTAAGTATTTCAAAGAAGGAGTATCTATCACATATCCAACGAACTCGTCCTCATCATTGtcatcataaatttttaatatctgCAAAGAAGGGACTTTGATAGTGAAAAATTTCACACTGTATTCACAAGATCGTTCCACAACGAGTTCTTCAAGTCTAGGACAGCCAGATAAAAGGTTACAGATAGAATCATCGTTTGTGTAGAACGCATGAATAAGATGCAGCGTTTTAAGAGACTTCATCGAACCCGGTGCAGGGATATCTACAAGAATCAGACTTCCGAGTTTCAAAGTCACTAGTGTATCACAAGTACACAAGCTACTCGTAAATATGAACTCGTCGACCTCGTATGGATAGATGAGAAATTCGAGTACCAATGTACGCAAATGTAGAGCAAACGCTGTTTTAATCCAATGTACAACATCTACTGCATCAGCTTTATCTGATCCAAAGCTGAGATGAAAACTATCTAGAACCTCAGCTTCATATGAAAGGAGATACTTGTACACAGTCTCTGAAAATGTTTGGTGTTCACTCTGGTAGTCCTCAGAATTAAACTTCAGTTTTGGCACCGACTTCCAACGAGACTGCCATTCTTTAGACAAGACACTCGTTGACACGACAGTTTTTATTGGAACTAAAGAAAGGATTTTCAGAATCAAATTTTCATCCAGCTGACCGATATTCATCTCTTCAGCCATGACACTTCTCTTTGGAAAAAAAtttactacaaaaaaaaaatcagagagaaaaatatattgatttaaGCGTTTCAGTTGGTATCAAAATTCAAAACTCTTTAAACAAAGAAATATACCTTTTTCAATGGCTGTTGCTAGTAAAATCCTTCAGATTAATGCACTGCTATTTGAAGATATTTTTACCCAAAAATTGGCTTGCACAAATCAAATCTAAACAAGTAAAAGACTCCAATTATTAAGATTTCATGTTGTCAattgcagatttttttttcagttggTCGTCTCTGGACATATAACATATTTAAGACGAACCATCGGTATCTAAGCAGagaaaaaattggaaaaatcattcatggctctgataccataaaaaacttaaaaaggatgaaaagatttgaagaaaattatttaagatttctttgtat
This window encodes:
- the LOC103872138 gene encoding F-box/FBD/LRR-repeat protein At3g52680-like gives rise to the protein MAEEMNIGQLDENLILKILSLVPIKTVVSTSVLSKEWQSRWKSVPKLKFNSEDYQSEHQTFSETVYKYLLSYEAEVLDSFHLSFGSDKADAVDVVHWIKTAFALHLRTLVLEFLIYPYEVDEFIFTSSLCTCDTLVTLKLGSLILVDIPAPGSMKSLKTLHLIHAFYTNDDSICNLLSGCPRLEELVVERSCEYSVKFFTIKVPSLQILKIYDDNDEDEFVGYVIDTPSLKYLEIGYLGCPQFSLNAPGLVAAYIGSVSNVISESLVSVRRLVLNVSTSMTIYPPTGCIFYQLVYLQIYTHEPGWYDLLTWMLEHSPKLQVLKLVGKYWINPDYHVLGWEWNKPKSVPECLLSHLETFVWRRYDWKGEKEEEVATYLLKNARGLKNATFSTGPIEPGQLDKLKQRCRTRKKLDGVLKASNTCHLVFKFE
- the LOC103872139 gene encoding cytochrome b-c1 complex subunit 9, producing MANQKGALEGFYRLIMRRNSVYVSFIIAGAFFGERAVDYGVHKLWESKNIGKRYEDISVLGQRPVEE